A genomic region of Armatimonadota bacterium contains the following coding sequences:
- a CDS encoding Gfo/Idh/MocA family oxidoreductase, protein MSGTTRRDFLKGALTAGGMGILFLTNSRTAFTYEANERLNIAGIGVGGKGHSDVAGCASDGGNVVALCDADFDRAAGAFRDWPNAKKYHDFRRMLDEMDDQIDVVNVSTPDHTHAVAAVAAMRMGKHVYVQKPLTHTIYEARLLRDTARKYKVATQMGNQGTAESGLREAVEVIQAGALGKIKEVHIWSNRPVWPQGLNRPTDTPPVPKDLDWDCWLGPAPVRPYHPDYLPFKWRGWIDFGCGAIGDMGCHTMNMPFMALDLSDPISVEAEVHEMTAESYPAKSAVRYTFARANALQPRRLTWYDGGMKPPARVLPGRDMPGSGCVIIGEEGYLFTPDDYGSQYQLLPQEKFDGYKKPVPTLPRSPGHYAEFLRACKGGEPAMSNFDYASALTEFALLGNLAVIVGEPIYWDSKNMRAINCPKADYFINTPYRKGWKL, encoded by the coding sequence ATGTCTGGAACGACACGCAGAGATTTCCTGAAAGGCGCGCTGACGGCGGGCGGGATGGGCATCCTGTTCCTGACCAACAGCCGCACGGCCTTCACTTACGAGGCGAACGAGCGGCTCAACATCGCCGGCATCGGAGTCGGCGGCAAGGGCCACAGCGACGTCGCCGGCTGTGCCAGCGACGGCGGCAACGTCGTGGCCCTGTGCGACGCCGATTTCGACCGCGCCGCGGGCGCCTTCCGCGACTGGCCGAACGCAAAGAAGTACCACGACTTCCGGCGAATGCTCGACGAGATGGACGACCAGATAGACGTCGTGAACGTCAGTACGCCCGATCACACGCATGCGGTCGCCGCGGTGGCCGCCATGCGGATGGGCAAGCACGTATACGTCCAGAAGCCGCTCACCCACACGATCTACGAGGCGCGGCTCCTGCGCGACACCGCCCGCAAGTACAAGGTTGCCACGCAGATGGGCAACCAGGGCACCGCGGAGAGCGGCCTCCGGGAGGCGGTCGAGGTCATCCAGGCGGGCGCGCTGGGGAAGATCAAGGAAGTGCACATCTGGTCGAACCGGCCCGTGTGGCCTCAGGGGCTCAACCGGCCGACCGATACGCCGCCCGTGCCGAAGGATCTCGACTGGGACTGCTGGCTCGGCCCCGCTCCCGTGCGGCCCTATCACCCCGACTATCTGCCCTTCAAGTGGCGCGGCTGGATTGATTTCGGCTGCGGCGCGATCGGCGACATGGGCTGCCACACGATGAACATGCCCTTCATGGCCCTCGATCTCAGCGACCCGATCTCCGTCGAGGCCGAAGTCCACGAGATGACGGCGGAGAGCTACCCGGCGAAATCGGCCGTGCGCTACACGTTCGCGCGGGCGAACGCGCTCCAGCCGCGCCGACTGACCTGGTACGACGGAGGGATGAAGCCGCCGGCCCGCGTTCTCCCCGGCAGGGACATGCCCGGAAGCGGCTGCGTGATCATCGGCGAGGAAGGCTATCTCTTCACGCCGGACGACTACGGCTCGCAGTACCAGCTCCTGCCGCAGGAGAAGTTCGACGGCTACAAGAAGCCCGTCCCGACGCTACCCCGCTCGCCCGGCCACTACGCCGAGTTCCTGCGGGCCTGCAAGGGCGGGGAGCCCGCGATGTCGAACTTCGACTACGCGTCCGCGCTGACGGAGTTCGCGCTGCTCGGCAACCTGGCGGTCATCGTCGGCGAGCCGATCTACTGGGATTCGAAGAACATGCGGGCGATCAACTGCCCGAAGGCCGACTACTTCATCAACACGCCGTATCGCAAGGGGTGGAAGCTCTAG
- a CDS encoding glycerophosphodiester phosphodiesterase family protein, translated as MSCFRAAVIGLILCAGGVASAGEKPVKGYIAALPAESAKDREARHAKIAERRKGPAVIVHRGASAFAPENTMEAYAAAMDYGADGCEIDIRRTADGVLVLFHDDMLENLTTGFGSVNHLTYYELLCLERRSVYGTAARDARIPTFASLLALARRRAMLLHLDIKEPGLDNDIAGLLDEADMWDAVVAVNTSNAGALMDNPKLKLLAFKAPGLYEDMSDVDPEAVRAALAKPGEMIILDDPRVAAKELGRPGYAPVPLPKGLRRYWPPSHPNTPEDGELVPSRYVASLAGTDPLKLLDRSEAGREDADGGRAHREKILARAWAAQRLGEIGQNTDVTLNLIQGLPRAEIVQLLEYQVRHRSLDRDWRYHGMDGAMAVYALASLGAVESAPMLADVLMKVDPALAKARNPEYPDTPPAFLDWRIKGAIVQALGELPCGAGKSALSAYVRLDEESARKLGIQMYVGATKSLMKQKLSASEVRDLLQSPNRQVRGAAILECLDHPTRERAEALKAIPWALELPGAR; from the coding sequence ATGAGCTGTTTCCGGGCGGCGGTGATCGGGTTGATCCTGTGCGCGGGCGGGGTCGCGTCCGCGGGGGAGAAGCCGGTGAAGGGATACATCGCGGCGCTTCCGGCGGAGTCCGCGAAGGACCGCGAGGCGAGGCACGCGAAGATCGCCGAGCGGCGTAAGGGCCCCGCGGTGATCGTGCACCGGGGCGCGTCCGCGTTCGCCCCGGAGAACACGATGGAAGCCTATGCCGCCGCGATGGACTACGGCGCGGACGGCTGCGAGATTGACATCCGCCGGACCGCCGACGGGGTGCTCGTTCTCTTCCACGACGACATGCTCGAAAACCTCACCACCGGCTTCGGGTCGGTCAACCATCTCACCTACTACGAGCTTCTCTGCCTCGAGCGCCGGTCGGTCTACGGAACGGCGGCCCGCGATGCCCGGATTCCCACGTTCGCCTCCCTGCTCGCCCTGGCGCGCCGGCGGGCGATGCTACTCCACCTCGACATCAAAGAGCCGGGCCTGGACAATGACATCGCCGGGCTGCTCGACGAGGCCGACATGTGGGACGCCGTGGTCGCGGTCAACACCTCGAACGCCGGCGCGCTGATGGACAACCCGAAGCTGAAGCTGCTGGCGTTCAAGGCGCCGGGCCTCTATGAAGATATGTCCGACGTTGACCCGGAGGCGGTTCGCGCGGCGCTCGCTAAACCGGGGGAGATGATCATCCTCGATGACCCGCGGGTGGCGGCGAAGGAACTCGGACGGCCGGGGTATGCGCCCGTCCCGCTGCCTAAGGGCCTCCGAAGGTACTGGCCGCCGTCTCATCCGAATACTCCCGAGGACGGCGAACTCGTGCCTTCGAGATATGTGGCGTCGCTCGCCGGGACCGACCCCTTGAAACTGCTAGACCGGAGCGAGGCGGGGCGCGAGGACGCCGATGGTGGCCGGGCGCACAGGGAGAAGATCCTCGCGCGGGCGTGGGCGGCTCAGCGGCTCGGAGAGATCGGACAAAACACCGACGTCACCCTGAACTTGATTCAGGGTCTACCGCGGGCGGAAATCGTCCAACTGCTCGAGTACCAGGTGCGGCACCGGAGCCTCGACCGCGACTGGCGGTATCACGGCATGGACGGGGCAATGGCCGTCTACGCGCTGGCCTCGCTCGGGGCGGTGGAGTCCGCGCCGATGCTGGCGGACGTGCTGATGAAGGTTGACCCTGCGCTCGCGAAGGCTCGGAACCCCGAGTACCCCGACACCCCGCCCGCGTTCCTCGACTGGCGGATCAAGGGCGCGATCGTGCAGGCGCTGGGGGAACTTCCGTGCGGCGCGGGCAAGTCGGCGCTCTCGGCATACGTGCGGCTCGACGAGGAATCGGCGAGGAAGCTGGGCATTCAGATGTATGTCGGCGCGACCAAGTCGCTGATGAAGCAGAAACTGTCAGCCTCGGAGGTCCGCGACCTCCTGCAGAGCCCGAACAGGCAGGTGCGCGGAGCGGCGATCCTCGAATGCCTCGACCACCCGACCAGGGAGCGCGCCGAGGCGCTCAAAGCCATCCCCTGGGCGCTTGAGCTTCCCGGGGCGAGGTGA
- a CDS encoding sigma-70 family RNA polymerase sigma factor, whose product MKHTAADMRRETDEELMARFQAGDAEAMEVLFGRFQKPLFNFFLRMVGRRETAEDLVQETFLKLCRFGHSFRGSEAKFTTWLYSVAGNHCRDHLRHMSRRPESSMVELGEEEDDFLETRVTDTESFGSTSSVEEHILRVELHSIVKEAMATLPEKEREAIILREYQGLEYKEIAEVLSCPIGSVKVLIYRARQRLREKLRDADLGI is encoded by the coding sequence ATGAAGCACACGGCGGCCGATATGCGGCGAGAGACGGATGAAGAGCTGATGGCTCGGTTCCAGGCCGGTGACGCGGAGGCGATGGAAGTCCTCTTCGGCCGGTTCCAGAAGCCGCTCTTCAACTTCTTTCTCAGGATGGTGGGACGGCGCGAAACTGCCGAAGATTTAGTGCAGGAGACGTTCCTGAAGCTGTGCCGGTTCGGGCACTCCTTCCGGGGGTCCGAGGCGAAGTTCACCACCTGGCTCTATTCCGTCGCCGGGAACCACTGCCGTGACCACCTGCGGCACATGTCCCGCAGGCCGGAGAGCTCCATGGTGGAGCTCGGCGAAGAGGAAGACGACTTCCTGGAAACCCGGGTGACCGATACGGAGTCGTTCGGGAGTACCTCCTCGGTGGAGGAGCACATCCTGCGGGTGGAGCTCCACTCCATCGTGAAGGAGGCGATGGCGACCCTTCCCGAGAAGGAGCGCGAGGCGATCATCCTGCGGGAGTACCAGGGCCTCGAGTACAAGGAGATCGCCGAGGTGCTGAGCTGCCCGATAGGCAGCGTGAAGGTTCTGATCTACCGCGCGAGGCAGAGGCTTCGCGAGAAGCTCCGCGACGCGGACCTGGGGATCTGA
- a CDS encoding zf-HC2 domain-containing protein gives MRCKNAKILISAALDGELSEREQRILEEHLARCADCAAERTSSANLRDVMAAWADDEPSDWLAQSFAYKLQDEMARAGKPVRRPVRAIGAAVAGLATALVAFGIIMHSQLVPDQTVAPKPHPRIETAAPDSAPSDVTASSEAATPDTPSITTPPKPKRASVKPKVYRQARTTSPRQRAPVLASRGADQSDAEIKRKVMRHIMLASATEGDAESAVADRISRADMAMNGSIEELRGVLRKAVDVLATSDAGTY, from the coding sequence ATGAGATGCAAGAACGCAAAGATACTCATATCGGCGGCGCTGGACGGAGAGCTCTCGGAGCGCGAGCAGCGCATCCTTGAAGAGCACCTCGCCCGATGCGCCGACTGCGCGGCGGAGCGGACGTCGTCTGCGAATCTGCGCGACGTGATGGCCGCCTGGGCGGACGACGAACCGTCCGACTGGCTGGCGCAGAGCTTCGCCTACAAGCTGCAGGATGAGATGGCCCGCGCCGGGAAGCCCGTCCGCAGGCCCGTTCGAGCGATCGGCGCGGCGGTGGCCGGCCTTGCCACGGCGCTGGTCGCGTTCGGGATCATCATGCACAGCCAGCTCGTGCCGGACCAGACGGTCGCCCCGAAGCCGCATCCCCGGATCGAGACCGCGGCCCCGGACAGCGCCCCGTCGGATGTCACCGCATCGTCGGAGGCCGCCACACCCGACACGCCCTCGATCACCACGCCTCCGAAGCCCAAGCGGGCGTCTGTGAAACCGAAGGTCTATCGGCAGGCGCGGACGACCTCGCCGAGACAGAGAGCGCCGGTACTCGCGTCGAGAGGAGCGGACCAGAGCGACGCGGAGATCAAGCGTAAGGTGATGAGGCACATCATGCTCGCCAGCGCGACCGAGGGGGACGCGGAGTCCGCGGTCGCAGACAGAATTTCCAGGGCCGATATGGCGATGAACGGCTCGATAGAGGAACTACGCGGCGTCCTCCGCAAAGCGGTGGACGTGCTCGCGACAAGCGATGCCGGAACTTACTAA
- a CDS encoding ISAs1 family transposase, whose protein sequence is MAEFGEFIEHFSILPDPRVDRTRRHNLIDILFIGVCTTICGGDGFTDMEDFANAKEEWLRKYLELPGGIPSHDTFRRVFSVIDPDAFNACFMRWSQTLHEATEGQVIALDGKTIRHSFDTASGQPALHIVSAWASENGVALGHVKVDNKSNEIKALPKLLEMLDIKGRTITMDAMGCQKELAEQIVDKGGDYVLCVKGNQGSLREDVAWFFDECEDFRNVDHSYYESVEKDHGRIEIRKCWTVEGEAKWLGFDKEWKGLRTMAALRAERIIRGVSSKETRYYISSLPGDAKQIALAVREHWAIENSLHHVLDVTLNEDMSRVRKDSAPENLATLRRIAVNMVRKDKTPMKGRPSIRRAMKRAAYLNASLEHILVS, encoded by the coding sequence ATGGCCGAGTTTGGAGAGTTCATCGAGCACTTCTCGATCCTTCCTGACCCGAGGGTGGACAGGACGAGGAGGCACAACCTGATCGACATTCTGTTCATCGGCGTCTGCACGACCATCTGCGGTGGAGACGGCTTCACGGACATGGAAGACTTCGCCAACGCCAAAGAGGAGTGGCTCAGGAAGTATCTGGAGTTGCCTGGGGGCATACCGAGCCATGATACCTTCCGCCGGGTCTTCTCCGTGATAGACCCTGATGCCTTCAATGCCTGCTTCATGCGTTGGAGTCAGACGCTGCATGAGGCTACGGAGGGTCAGGTAATAGCCTTGGATGGCAAGACGATCCGCCACAGTTTCGACACTGCGAGCGGGCAGCCGGCGCTTCACATCGTAAGCGCGTGGGCGAGCGAGAACGGGGTTGCGCTCGGTCACGTCAAAGTAGACAACAAGAGCAACGAGATCAAGGCGCTCCCGAAACTGCTTGAGATGCTGGATATCAAGGGCAGGACGATAACCATGGATGCCATGGGCTGCCAGAAGGAGCTTGCGGAGCAGATAGTGGACAAGGGCGGGGATTACGTCTTGTGTGTAAAAGGCAACCAGGGAAGTCTTCGCGAGGATGTGGCGTGGTTCTTCGACGAGTGCGAGGACTTCAGAAATGTTGATCATAGCTACTACGAAAGCGTAGAGAAAGACCATGGGCGGATAGAGATCAGGAAGTGCTGGACGGTTGAGGGGGAGGCGAAGTGGCTGGGGTTCGACAAGGAATGGAAAGGACTCAGGACCATGGCGGCTCTCCGGGCTGAGAGGATCATACGAGGTGTAAGCAGCAAGGAGACACGGTACTACATCTCAAGCCTGCCTGGGGACGCAAAGCAAATCGCTCTGGCAGTCAGGGAACACTGGGCGATAGAGAACAGCCTGCACCACGTGCTTGATGTCACCCTGAACGAGGACATGAGCAGAGTGCGCAAGGACAGCGCTCCGGAGAATCTCGCCACCCTCAGACGAATCGCCGTAAACATGGTCAGGAAGGACAAGACACCCATGAAAGGTAGGCCAAGCATCCGCAGGGCAATGAAACGAGCCGCGTATCTCAATGCCTCGCTCGAACATATACTCGTCAGTTAG
- a CDS encoding DegT/DnrJ/EryC1/StrS family aminotransferase: MAEVKVPFYGHVKQYLNHKEDFDQAIHDVLMSGVYTLGPQGKEFEKELCAYTGMKHSIGLNSGTDALWFAMLALGIKPGDEIITTSNTFFATAEAAWLIGATPVFVEIDPKTRNIDVSKIEEKITPKTKMIVPVHLYGQPADMPAIAEIAKKHNLLVIEDSAQAFGAAGDSWKLGDYSDVVCTSFITAKNLGCWGDGGAVFTNRDDIVEPIHRMRNHGSVERSKHRPGWNSRLDEIHAAVLRVKLRLIDQYNDARIARANDYDEFLTGVKHMTLPYRTPGYRHIFHLYVVEAENRDGLQEFLKERGIIALTNYPIAIHEQEGFPFGNGDPKPILPLTEKHSARVLSLPIYPELTRDEAKYVADAVLEWDGSQG, from the coding sequence ATGGCTGAAGTCAAAGTGCCGTTCTACGGCCACGTAAAGCAGTATCTGAACCACAAGGAGGACTTCGATCAGGCGATCCACGACGTCCTCATGAGCGGTGTATACACCCTCGGGCCCCAGGGCAAGGAGTTCGAGAAGGAACTCTGCGCCTACACGGGCATGAAGCACTCCATCGGGCTGAACTCCGGCACCGACGCGCTCTGGTTCGCCATGCTCGCCCTCGGCATCAAGCCCGGCGACGAGATCATCACCACCTCGAACACGTTCTTCGCCACCGCGGAGGCCGCCTGGCTCATCGGCGCGACCCCTGTCTTCGTGGAGATTGATCCGAAGACCCGCAACATTGACGTCTCCAAGATCGAAGAGAAGATCACACCGAAGACGAAGATGATCGTGCCGGTCCACCTCTACGGCCAGCCTGCGGATATGCCCGCGATAGCGGAGATCGCGAAGAAGCACAACCTCCTCGTGATCGAGGACTCGGCGCAGGCGTTCGGCGCGGCGGGCGACTCCTGGAAGCTCGGCGACTACAGCGATGTGGTCTGCACCAGCTTTATCACCGCGAAGAACCTGGGGTGCTGGGGCGACGGCGGTGCGGTCTTCACGAACCGCGACGACATCGTGGAGCCGATCCACCGCATGAGGAACCACGGCTCGGTCGAGCGCTCGAAGCACCGCCCGGGCTGGAACAGCCGGCTCGATGAAATCCACGCGGCGGTCCTGCGCGTGAAGCTGCGGCTGATAGATCAGTACAACGACGCGAGAATCGCCCGCGCGAACGACTACGACGAGTTCCTTACGGGCGTGAAGCACATGACTCTGCCGTACCGGACTCCCGGCTACCGGCACATCTTCCACCTGTACGTAGTGGAGGCCGAGAATCGCGACGGCCTGCAGGAGTTCCTGAAGGAACGCGGGATAATCGCGCTCACCAACTACCCGATAGCGATACACGAGCAGGAAGGCTTCCCCTTCGGAAACGGCGACCCGAAGCCGATTCTGCCGCTCACGGAGAAGCATTCCGCGCGGGTGCTCTCCCTGCCGATTTATCCCGAGCTGACTCGGGACGAGGCGAAGTACGTGGCCGACGCGGTCCTGGAGTGGGACGGGTCTCAGGGCTGA
- a CDS encoding Gfo/Idh/MocA family oxidoreductase has protein sequence MSDKIYTVAITGCGKRGKVHADYFTRNGRFKVVGLNDIDQARMDECGALCGNPPQFADTAEMLKTTKPDVYCFCTPPAVRLPLIKLGVENGVKLIAYEKPMATNMNEAIEMRRLLNDAGVKSVQSHQRKYNIQFKRVKEIVESGELGHIHTIYAHCLGWMMHMTTHLADYMRWFNDWDDVEWVIGQVHGREKLADNHPSPDYMSGFMQFANGVRGIIEVGSLAPDTPEVEYWWRKVKISVQGTEGFAECFVGGGWRACTKTGGFREDLEEGTWDGDSEQAPYIQDIAEYLDGAKEHPCNGEQAYKDEEIMCGIIRSAAERRRIVLPLGPSRELELDTLDRILPKE, from the coding sequence ATGTCTGATAAGATCTACACCGTCGCAATCACGGGTTGCGGCAAGCGTGGGAAGGTCCACGCGGATTACTTCACCAGGAACGGCCGGTTCAAGGTCGTCGGCCTGAACGATATAGACCAGGCGCGGATGGACGAGTGCGGCGCGCTCTGCGGCAATCCCCCGCAGTTCGCCGACACAGCCGAGATGCTGAAGACGACCAAGCCCGACGTCTACTGCTTCTGCACGCCGCCGGCCGTCCGCCTGCCGCTGATCAAGCTCGGCGTAGAGAACGGCGTCAAGCTCATCGCGTACGAGAAGCCGATGGCGACCAACATGAACGAAGCCATCGAGATGCGCAGGCTGCTCAATGACGCAGGCGTCAAGTCGGTCCAGAGCCATCAGCGCAAGTACAACATCCAGTTCAAGCGCGTCAAGGAGATCGTCGAGAGCGGCGAACTCGGCCACATCCACACGATCTACGCCCACTGCCTCGGTTGGATGATGCACATGACCACCCACCTGGCGGACTACATGCGCTGGTTCAACGACTGGGACGACGTCGAGTGGGTGATCGGCCAGGTCCACGGCCGCGAGAAGCTTGCCGACAACCATCCCTCGCCCGACTACATGAGCGGGTTCATGCAGTTCGCGAACGGCGTCCGCGGGATCATCGAGGTCGGCAGCCTCGCGCCGGACACCCCCGAGGTCGAGTACTGGTGGCGCAAGGTCAAGATCAGCGTCCAGGGTACGGAAGGCTTCGCCGAGTGCTTCGTCGGCGGCGGCTGGAGGGCGTGCACGAAGACCGGCGGGTTCCGCGAGGACCTCGAAGAGGGCACGTGGGACGGCGACTCCGAGCAGGCTCCGTACATCCAGGACATCGCGGAGTACCTCGACGGCGCGAAGGAGCATCCGTGCAACGGCGAGCAGGCGTACAAGGACGAGGAGATCATGTGCGGGATCATCCGCTCGGCGGCCGAGAGAAGGCGGATCGTCCTCCCGCTCGGCCCCAGCCGGGAACTCGAGCTCGACACGCTCGACCGCATACTCCCGAAGGAGTAA
- a CDS encoding Ig-like domain-containing protein — MKSLIALLLMPAVASAAPDYALSLVSPIVRVVMGQTAEVIVRVDFLDGFATPGITLQAPQTPPGTFAFTPAVLTREGGSLLRIETAGLAAGQYIWYVRASAPGAVTRSVGFRLEVTTTSDVEFYTRDSRGAAVPLAAFNPTAQDFTDIYVRGVDAGGYHEALAGEVALSTGSSSILTVFPNGPDCFRVYAVASGATTLTAAAPDGYTKSIPVTASIPASPRILSIGIRLEPEPLPPEVVPITNKGDQMIVFQATANAPLSTLDFGTTPLVNVESALYNNGMSYIATANLVEGCEPGEYRYLFEAESTSGGIARRAVPLKVVNDPSRGEITGLVRPMLANLTDAEGTVELHDLSGALVKTCEAGRAFRMSYVAPGTYRLRFVPSDPDALDPQWWANSNDFGSATDVVVTAGGSVGGIVFFPAPPGGVSPPWVVSTTPAADEVGAAASGEVTATFSRPMDPSTINSNTFRVLDGAGVPVWGTVSCADGITARFVPAPALAPGASYTAIITTGAADAQGVPLAGDYLWGFSTAADADTLSEARAVADGVSVSLSGKIVHLKRTAFAYVEEADRSSGMRIQGEISAASDGAVVSLRGWMATSIAGERFIEVRSLAVTGTAQVAPLGTVVRGVASRLLDGLSVTVWGRVGAGPLATSFTLSDGSGGPGVPVFTVSPHGLSEGELVTVTGAAGWDGIRVIHARAIGSP; from the coding sequence TTGAAGAGCCTCATCGCCCTGCTGCTGATGCCCGCGGTCGCGTCGGCGGCGCCGGACTACGCCCTCAGCCTCGTCAGCCCCATCGTTCGAGTCGTCATGGGGCAGACCGCCGAGGTGATCGTGAGGGTGGACTTCCTCGACGGCTTCGCCACCCCCGGGATCACGCTTCAGGCGCCTCAGACTCCGCCCGGCACGTTCGCGTTCACTCCCGCGGTCCTGACGCGCGAGGGCGGCTCGCTTCTGCGGATCGAGACGGCCGGTCTCGCCGCTGGGCAGTATATCTGGTACGTCCGCGCGAGCGCTCCCGGCGCGGTCACCCGGTCGGTCGGCTTCCGGCTGGAAGTGACGACGACCTCCGACGTCGAGTTCTACACGAGAGATTCCCGGGGAGCGGCGGTCCCTCTCGCGGCGTTCAACCCGACGGCCCAGGACTTCACCGATATCTACGTGCGCGGGGTTGACGCGGGTGGCTACCACGAGGCGCTCGCGGGCGAGGTCGCCCTGAGCACGGGCAGTTCCTCCATACTCACGGTCTTCCCGAACGGGCCTGACTGCTTCCGGGTCTACGCCGTGGCGAGCGGAGCCACGACTTTGACCGCCGCCGCGCCGGACGGATACACGAAGAGCATCCCCGTCACCGCCAGCATTCCCGCTTCGCCGCGAATCCTGAGCATCGGCATCCGCCTGGAACCCGAGCCTTTGCCGCCGGAGGTCGTCCCCATCACCAACAAGGGCGACCAGATGATCGTCTTCCAGGCGACCGCCAACGCGCCGCTCAGCACCCTGGACTTCGGCACGACGCCCCTGGTCAACGTCGAGAGCGCGCTCTACAACAACGGCATGTCCTACATCGCCACGGCCAACCTGGTGGAGGGCTGCGAGCCGGGCGAGTACAGGTACCTCTTCGAGGCGGAGTCCACGAGCGGCGGCATCGCGAGGAGGGCAGTCCCCCTCAAGGTGGTGAACGACCCGTCGCGCGGGGAGATCACGGGCCTGGTCCGGCCGATGCTCGCCAACCTGACCGACGCCGAGGGCACGGTGGAACTGCACGACCTCTCCGGCGCGTTGGTGAAGACCTGCGAGGCCGGGCGGGCCTTCCGCATGAGCTACGTCGCCCCGGGGACATACCGCCTGAGGTTCGTGCCTTCCGACCCGGATGCGCTCGACCCGCAGTGGTGGGCGAACTCGAACGATTTCGGCTCCGCGACCGACGTGGTCGTCACGGCGGGCGGATCGGTCGGCGGCATCGTCTTCTTCCCCGCGCCTCCGGGAGGCGTCAGCCCTCCCTGGGTGGTCTCGACGACCCCGGCGGCGGACGAAGTCGGCGCGGCCGCGTCCGGAGAGGTTACCGCGACGTTCAGCAGGCCGATGGACCCGTCCACGATCAACTCGAACACCTTCCGAGTGCTCGACGGCGCTGGAGTCCCCGTCTGGGGGACCGTCTCATGCGCCGACGGCATAACCGCCCGGTTCGTCCCTGCGCCCGCGCTCGCGCCGGGGGCGTCCTACACCGCGATCATCACCACCGGGGCGGCTGACGCGCAGGGAGTCCCGCTCGCGGGAGACTACCTCTGGGGGTTCTCGACCGCAGCCGACGCCGACACCCTCTCCGAAGCCCGGGCGGTCGCGGACGGCGTATCGGTCTCGCTGTCGGGCAAGATCGTCCACCTCAAGCGGACGGCGTTCGCGTACGTCGAGGAGGCCGATCGGTCGTCCGGCATGAGGATACAGGGCGAAATCTCCGCCGCCTCGGACGGCGCGGTGGTGTCGCTGAGGGGCTGGATGGCGACGAGCATCGCGGGCGAGCGGTTCATTGAGGTTCGAAGCCTCGCCGTCACGGGGACCGCGCAGGTCGCCCCGCTCGGCACGGTCGTCCGGGGCGTCGCCAGCCGTCTGCTCGACGGACTCAGCGTCACGGTGTGGGGCAGGGTCGGCGCCGGGCCCCTGGCGACGTCCTTCACGCTCTCCGACGGGTCGGGCGGCCCCGGAGTGCCCGTGTTCACGGTGTCGCCCCACGGGTTGAGCGAGGGCGAGCTGGTCACGGTCACCGGCGCGGCGGGCTGGGACGGCATCCGCGTAATCCACGCGCGCGCGATCGGATCTCCCTGA